A stretch of the Gracilinanus agilis isolate LMUSP501 chromosome 4, AgileGrace, whole genome shotgun sequence genome encodes the following:
- the WNK4 gene encoding serine/threonine-protein kinase WNK4 isoform X1, whose translation MLAPPAPDPPVPMSQTEADLALRSPPPPSPAGAPRLGPAPRRMRRFSGKGELRPRSTRFSRRSSVDLGLLSTWSEPAPPLPDPPGPPDLSSPGSPKSLQPSSGEQAEGAPSGGLAGKPGDLERPELSGSGGGLGFGEMLQSPGGVAPERLREQEEKEDTETQAVATSPDGRYLKFDIEIGRGSFKTVYRGLDTDTTVEVAWCELQTRKLSRAERQRFSEEVEMLKGLQHPNIVRFYDSWKSVLKGQVCIVLVTELMTSGTLKTYLRRFREMKPRVLQRWSRQILRGLHFLHSRDPPILHRDLKCDNVFITGPTGSVKIGDLGLATLKRTSFAKSVIGTPEFMAPEMYEEKYDEAVDVYAFGMCMLEMATSEYPYSECQNAAQIYRKVTSGTKPNSFHKVKIPELKEIIEGCIRTDKNERFTIQDLLAHAFFREERGVHVELAEEDDGEKQGLKLWLRMEDARRVGRPRDNQAIEFLFQLGRDAAEEVAQEMVALGLVCEADYQPVARAVRERVAAIQRKREKLRRARETEQIPPPPGPPPVIAPTAPGPETPFLPEPEEPEADQHQPFLFRHASYSSTTSDCETDGYLSSSGFIENSDPVLQPPGREPSSPADPQISLPSAFALSIPRSGPASDFSPGDSYTSDAASGLSDVGEGPGRMRRPPGRSPKRRPRSRLRVTSVSDQNDRVVECQLQTHNSKMVTFRFDLDGDSPEEIAAAMVYNEFILPSEQNGFLGRIREIIQRVETLLRREGGPVGASGDAPAPQQEEPTIPALPGPLSLPVSETNSTSLEQRNWTSFPSSPLSPGLPLSPGYPLSPGNPFSPGPSFPIANPHLPITSSPYPLASSQFPSSPSQFPITTSQHPSVPPFPLNSLPPVSPSSQFPITSSQFPPSPSTYPSTSLPTFSPNSSPSPITSPQYPPSTSSFLPSSPPPFPPSCSQFTLSTSSFPPSPSPPLPPPPSTPLLSLAGAFSLAVMTVAQSLLTPQPELLPRPPSPPAPLPSPPASLVPGGLESSPTSKAEEENGATLSSQSLLVETRLSPITEEGKPQLVGRFQVTSSKEPAEPLLQEPPAPPPGSPEPCTPLLAPESSDTEDSAGGGPETGEALAESDRAAEGLGPGAEGEDGQEERESWMGSSPPPPSQPSPVWLNYTYNSLCLSSGDSESSGEDEEIWAELQNLRQKHLSEVETLQMMQKKEIEDLYSRLGKQPPPGIVAPATMLSSRQRRISKGSFPASRRNSLQRLEPPPPGKVLQLLFLQQAPSSLVSFRPRVPTLVGVARPPPHLLSWFLSLSIHPFPRHYEKELFKWQQHWLSRTATKQGGDIRWGFWQDVSPELKQCGTRGELLPSGPAP comes from the exons ATGCTGGCTCCCCCTGCTCCGGATCCCCCTGTTCCTATGTCTCAGACCGAGGCGGACCTGGCGCTGAGGTCTCCGCCGCCTCCCTCTCCTGCCGGGGCTCCTCGCCTCGGCCCGGCACCCCGGCGGATGCGTCGCTTCTCCGGAAAAGGGGAGCTCCGACCACGTTCCACGCGTTTCAGCCGCCGCAGTTCAGTGGACCTGGGGCTCCTGAGTACTTGGTCTGAGCCCGCCCCGCCCCTCCCTGATCCCCCGGGCCCTCCGGATTTAAGCAGCCCGGGTTCCCCCAAGTCCTTACAGCCTAGCTCCGGGGAGCAGGCGGAGGGCGCACCGAGCGGGGGTCTtgcagggaagccaggagatctAGAGCGTCCGGAACTCTCAGGGTCGGGGGGAGGCCTGGGTTTCGGGGAGATGCTGCAGAGCCCCGGTGGGGTGGCGCCGGAGAGGCTACGAGaacaggaggagaaggaagatacaGAGACGCAGGCTGTGGCCACGTCCCCGGACGGCCGCTATCTTAAGTTCGACATCGAGATCGGACGTGGCTCCTTTAAGACTGTCTATAGGGGTTTGGACACGGATACTACGGTGGAGGTCGCCTGGTGTGAACTGCAG ACTCGGAAACTGTCCCGGGCGGAGAGGCAGCGTTTCTCCGAGGAAGTGGAGATGTTGAAAGGGCTGCAGCACCCGAATATCGTCCGCTTCTACGACTCATGGAAATCTGTACTGAAGGGCCAGGTCTGCATCGTGCTAGTCACTGAACTTATGACTTCGGGCACTCTCAAGAC aTACCTGAGGCGATTCCGGGAAATGAAGCCTCGGGTTCTTCAGCGCTGGAGCCGACAGATCCTGCGTGGGCTGCACTTTTTGCACTCGCGGGACCCTCCTATCTTGCACCGGGACCTCAAGTGCGATAATGTCTTTATTACCGGTCCCACTGGCTCCGTCAAAATCGGGGACCTTGGCCTGGCCACACTGAAGCGCACCTCATTTGCCAAAAGCGTCATCG GGACCCCGGAATTCATGGCACCTGAGATGTACGAGGAGAAATACGATGAGGCAGTGGATGTGTATGCATTTGGCATGTGCATGTTGGAGATGGCCACTTCGGAGTACCCCTATTCTGAGTGTCAGAATGCTGCGCAAATTTACCGAAAGGTCACTTCG GGCACCAAACCTAATAGCTTTCACAAAGTGAAGATACCGGAGCTGAAGGAGATAATTGAAGGCTGTATACGTACTGATAAGAATGAAAG GTTCACCATCCAGGACCTCCTGGCCCATGCCTTTTTTCGAGAGGAGCGAGGAGTGCATGTGGAACTGGCAGAAGAGGACGATGGGGAGAAGCAGGGCCTGAAGTTGTGGTTGCGAATGGAGGATGCCAGGAGGGTTGGCCGTCCTCGGGACAACCAGGCCATTGAGTTTCTATTCCAATTGGGAAGGGATGCGGCTGAAGAGGTGGCACAGGAAATG GTGGCTCTGGGACTAGTCTGTGAAGCTGATTACCAACCAGTGGCTAGAGCTGTCAGAGAAAGGGTTGCTGCCATCCAGCGCAAAAGGGAGAAACTTCGGAGAGCGAGGGAGACAGAGCAGATTCCACCACCCCCAGGACCACCTCCAGTCATTGCCCCCACAGCTCCTGGGCCTGAAACTCCCTTCCTTCCTGAACCTGAGGAACCCGAGGCAGATCAGCACCAGCCATTCCTTTTCCGACATGCCAGCTATTCTTCTACCACCT CGGACTGTGAGACTGATGGTTACCTCAGCTCCTCTGGCTTCATTGAAAATTCAGACCCAGTGCTCCAGCCTCCTGGAAGGGAACCATCCAGCCCTGCTGATCCCCAGATCTCCTTGCCCTCG gcctttgccttgtccattcctcgaTCTGGTCCAGCTAGTGACTTCTCTCCTGGGGACAG tTACACTTCAGATGCAGCATCAGGGCTCAGTGACGTGGGAGAAGGGCCAGGAAGAATGAGGAGACCCCCTGGGAGAAGTCCTAAGCGCAGACCTCGATCCCGCTTACGTGTTACCAGT GTGTCGGACCAGAATGATCGAGTTGTTGAATGTCAGTTGCAAACACACAACAGCAAGATGGTGACCTTCCGATTCGACTTGGATGGAGACAGCCCTGAGGAGATCGCAGCTGCCATG GTATATAATGAGTTCATTCTACCATCTGAGCAGAATGGATTCCTGGGCCGGATTCGGGAAATTATTCAGCGAGTGGAGACCTTGCTAAGGAGAGAAGGAGGCCCTGTGGGGGCCTCTGGAGATGCTCCAGCACCCCAG CAGGAGGAGCCCACGATACCGGCTCTCCCTGGCCCCCTCTCACTCCCAGTCAGTG AGACCAACAGTACCTCCCTGGAGCAGAGAAACTGGacatcttttccttcctcccctctgtctcctGGACTCCCCTTGTCACCAGGGTACCCCTTGTCTCCTGGGAACCCCTTTTCTCCAGGTCCTTCCTTTCCCATTGCAAATCCTCATTTACCTATCACTTCCTCCCCATATCCCCTCGCTTCCTCCCAGTTTCCTTCCAGCCCCTCCCAGTTCCCCATCACAACTTCCCAGCACCCAAGtgtccctcctttccccctcaaTTCTCTACCCCCGGTTTCCCCTAGTTCCCAGTTCCCCATCACATCCTCCCAATTTCCCCCAAGCCCCTCTACCTATCCCTCTACTTCTCTTCCTACATTCTCCCCTAATTCCTCCCCATCCCCGATCACATCCCCCCAGTACCCCCCAAGTACTTCTTCGTTTCTGCCCAGTTCCCCACCTCCATTTCCACCTAGTTGTTCCCAGTTCACACTCAgtacttcttcctttcctccaagtccatctcctcctcttcctccacccccTTCAACACCCCTCCTTTCCCTGGCTGGTGCCTTCTCTCTGGCTGTGATGACTGTGGCGCAGTCCTTGCTAACACCCCAACCTGAGCTCCTTCCTCGACCTCCAAGTCCTCCTGCCCCTCTGCCAAGTCCCCCAGCATCCCTTGTGCCAGGTGGCTTGGAGAGTTCTCCGACATCCAAAGCTGAAGAGGAAAATGGG GCCACCCTCAGTTCTCAGTCGCTCCTGGTTGAAACTAGGCTGTCACCCATCACAGAAG AAGGGAAGCCACAGCTTGTCGGGCGTTTCCAAGTGACTTCATCAAAAGAACCAGCTGAACCCCTTCTCCAAGAGCCACCAGCTCCACCTCCGGGCTCCCCAGAACCTTGTACCCCACTGCTGGCCCCTGAGAGTTCAGACACAGAGGACAGTGCTGGAGGAGGGCCAGAGACAGGGGAGGCTCTAGCTGAGAGCGATCGGGCAGCAGAGGGTCTGGGGCCAGGAGCTGAGGGGGAGGATGGGCAGGAGGAAAGGGAGTCCTGGATGGGCAGCAGCCCTCCTCCTCCAAGCCAGCCCAGCCCGGTGTGGTTGAACTACACATACAACAGCCTGTGTCTGAGCAGTGGGGACTCAGAGAGCAGCGGGGAGGATGAAGAGATATGGGCGGAGCTGCAGAATCTTCGACAGAA ACACCTATCTGAGGTGGAGACACTGCAGATGATgcagaagaaagagatagaggacCTATACAGCAGGCTGGGGAAGCAACCCCCACCAGGCATAGTGGCTCCTGCCACCATGCTTTCTAGCCGGCAGCGTCGCATCTCCAAGGGCAGTTTTCCTGCCTCTCGACGAAACAGCTTGCAACGCCTGGAACCTCCACCTCCTGGTAAGGTACTCCAGCTCCTATTCCTTCAACAAGCCCCCtcttccctggtttctttcaGGCCCCGAGTGCCCACCTTGGTTGGAGTGGCACGACCCCCTCCCCATCTTCTCTCCTGGTTCCTCTCACTCAGTATCCATCCTTTCCCCAGGCATTATGAGAAGGAACTCTTTAAGTGGCAGCAGCACTGGCTCTCAAGAACAGCGACCAAGCAAGGGGGTGACATTCGCTGGGGATTTTGGCAGGATG tGAGCCCAGAACTGAAGCAGTGTGGAACCAGGGGAGAGCTGTTGCCTTCAGGACCTGCTCCTTGA
- the WNK4 gene encoding serine/threonine-protein kinase WNK4 isoform X4 has translation MLAPPAPDPPVPMSQTEADLALRSPPPPSPAGAPRLGPAPRRMRRFSGKGELRPRSTRFSRRSSVDLGLLSTWSEPAPPLPDPPGPPDLSSPGSPKSLQPSSGEQAEGAPSGGLAGKPGDLERPELSGSGGGLGFGEMLQSPGGVAPERLREQEEKEDTETQAVATSPDGRYLKFDIEIGRGSFKTVYRGLDTDTTVEVAWCELQTRKLSRAERQRFSEEVEMLKGLQHPNIVRFYDSWKSVLKGQVCIVLVTELMTSGTLKTYLRRFREMKPRVLQRWSRQILRGLHFLHSRDPPILHRDLKCDNVFITGPTGSVKIGDLGLATLKRTSFAKSVIGTPEFMAPEMYEEKYDEAVDVYAFGMCMLEMATSEYPYSECQNAAQIYRKVTSGTKPNSFHKVKIPELKEIIEGCIRTDKNERFTIQDLLAHAFFREERGVHVELAEEDDGEKQGLKLWLRMEDARRVGRPRDNQAIEFLFQLGRDAAEEVAQEMVALGLVCEADYQPVARAVRERVAAIQRKREKLRRARETEQIPPPPGPPPVIAPTAPGPETPFLPEPEEPEADQHQPFLFRHASYSSTTSDCETDGYLSSSGFIENSDPVLQPPGREPSSPADPQISLPSAFALSIPRSGPASDFSPGDSYTSDAASGLSDVGEGPGRMRRPPGRSPKRRPRSRLRVTSVSDQNDRVVECQLQTHNSKMVTFRFDLDGDSPEEIAAAMVYNEFILPSEQNGFLGRIREIIQRVETLLRREGGPVGASGDAPAPQQEEPTIPALPGPLSLPVSETNSTSLEQRNWTSFPSSPLSPGLPLSPGYPLSPGNPFSPGPSFPIANPHLPITSSPYPLASSQFPSSPSQFPITTSQHPSVPPFPLNSLPPVSPSSQFPITSSQFPPSPSTYPSTSLPTFSPNSSPSPITSPQYPPSTSSFLPSSPPPFPPSCSQFTLSTSSFPPSPSPPLPPPPSTPLLSLAGAFSLAVMTVAQSLLTPQPELLPRPPSPPAPLPSPPASLVPGGLESSPTSKAEEENGATLSSQSLLVETRLSPITEEGKPQLVGRFQVTSSKEPAEPLLQEPPAPPPGSPEPCTPLLAPESSDTEDSAGGGPETGEALAESDRAAEGLGPGAEGEDGQEERESWMGSSPPPPSQPSPVWLNYTYNSLCLSSGDSESSGEDEEIWAELQNLRQKHLSEVETLQMMQKKEIEDLYSRLGKQPPPGIVAPATMLSSRQRRISKGSFPASRRNSLQRLEPPPPVSPELKQCGTRGELLPSGPAP, from the exons ATGCTGGCTCCCCCTGCTCCGGATCCCCCTGTTCCTATGTCTCAGACCGAGGCGGACCTGGCGCTGAGGTCTCCGCCGCCTCCCTCTCCTGCCGGGGCTCCTCGCCTCGGCCCGGCACCCCGGCGGATGCGTCGCTTCTCCGGAAAAGGGGAGCTCCGACCACGTTCCACGCGTTTCAGCCGCCGCAGTTCAGTGGACCTGGGGCTCCTGAGTACTTGGTCTGAGCCCGCCCCGCCCCTCCCTGATCCCCCGGGCCCTCCGGATTTAAGCAGCCCGGGTTCCCCCAAGTCCTTACAGCCTAGCTCCGGGGAGCAGGCGGAGGGCGCACCGAGCGGGGGTCTtgcagggaagccaggagatctAGAGCGTCCGGAACTCTCAGGGTCGGGGGGAGGCCTGGGTTTCGGGGAGATGCTGCAGAGCCCCGGTGGGGTGGCGCCGGAGAGGCTACGAGaacaggaggagaaggaagatacaGAGACGCAGGCTGTGGCCACGTCCCCGGACGGCCGCTATCTTAAGTTCGACATCGAGATCGGACGTGGCTCCTTTAAGACTGTCTATAGGGGTTTGGACACGGATACTACGGTGGAGGTCGCCTGGTGTGAACTGCAG ACTCGGAAACTGTCCCGGGCGGAGAGGCAGCGTTTCTCCGAGGAAGTGGAGATGTTGAAAGGGCTGCAGCACCCGAATATCGTCCGCTTCTACGACTCATGGAAATCTGTACTGAAGGGCCAGGTCTGCATCGTGCTAGTCACTGAACTTATGACTTCGGGCACTCTCAAGAC aTACCTGAGGCGATTCCGGGAAATGAAGCCTCGGGTTCTTCAGCGCTGGAGCCGACAGATCCTGCGTGGGCTGCACTTTTTGCACTCGCGGGACCCTCCTATCTTGCACCGGGACCTCAAGTGCGATAATGTCTTTATTACCGGTCCCACTGGCTCCGTCAAAATCGGGGACCTTGGCCTGGCCACACTGAAGCGCACCTCATTTGCCAAAAGCGTCATCG GGACCCCGGAATTCATGGCACCTGAGATGTACGAGGAGAAATACGATGAGGCAGTGGATGTGTATGCATTTGGCATGTGCATGTTGGAGATGGCCACTTCGGAGTACCCCTATTCTGAGTGTCAGAATGCTGCGCAAATTTACCGAAAGGTCACTTCG GGCACCAAACCTAATAGCTTTCACAAAGTGAAGATACCGGAGCTGAAGGAGATAATTGAAGGCTGTATACGTACTGATAAGAATGAAAG GTTCACCATCCAGGACCTCCTGGCCCATGCCTTTTTTCGAGAGGAGCGAGGAGTGCATGTGGAACTGGCAGAAGAGGACGATGGGGAGAAGCAGGGCCTGAAGTTGTGGTTGCGAATGGAGGATGCCAGGAGGGTTGGCCGTCCTCGGGACAACCAGGCCATTGAGTTTCTATTCCAATTGGGAAGGGATGCGGCTGAAGAGGTGGCACAGGAAATG GTGGCTCTGGGACTAGTCTGTGAAGCTGATTACCAACCAGTGGCTAGAGCTGTCAGAGAAAGGGTTGCTGCCATCCAGCGCAAAAGGGAGAAACTTCGGAGAGCGAGGGAGACAGAGCAGATTCCACCACCCCCAGGACCACCTCCAGTCATTGCCCCCACAGCTCCTGGGCCTGAAACTCCCTTCCTTCCTGAACCTGAGGAACCCGAGGCAGATCAGCACCAGCCATTCCTTTTCCGACATGCCAGCTATTCTTCTACCACCT CGGACTGTGAGACTGATGGTTACCTCAGCTCCTCTGGCTTCATTGAAAATTCAGACCCAGTGCTCCAGCCTCCTGGAAGGGAACCATCCAGCCCTGCTGATCCCCAGATCTCCTTGCCCTCG gcctttgccttgtccattcctcgaTCTGGTCCAGCTAGTGACTTCTCTCCTGGGGACAG tTACACTTCAGATGCAGCATCAGGGCTCAGTGACGTGGGAGAAGGGCCAGGAAGAATGAGGAGACCCCCTGGGAGAAGTCCTAAGCGCAGACCTCGATCCCGCTTACGTGTTACCAGT GTGTCGGACCAGAATGATCGAGTTGTTGAATGTCAGTTGCAAACACACAACAGCAAGATGGTGACCTTCCGATTCGACTTGGATGGAGACAGCCCTGAGGAGATCGCAGCTGCCATG GTATATAATGAGTTCATTCTACCATCTGAGCAGAATGGATTCCTGGGCCGGATTCGGGAAATTATTCAGCGAGTGGAGACCTTGCTAAGGAGAGAAGGAGGCCCTGTGGGGGCCTCTGGAGATGCTCCAGCACCCCAG CAGGAGGAGCCCACGATACCGGCTCTCCCTGGCCCCCTCTCACTCCCAGTCAGTG AGACCAACAGTACCTCCCTGGAGCAGAGAAACTGGacatcttttccttcctcccctctgtctcctGGACTCCCCTTGTCACCAGGGTACCCCTTGTCTCCTGGGAACCCCTTTTCTCCAGGTCCTTCCTTTCCCATTGCAAATCCTCATTTACCTATCACTTCCTCCCCATATCCCCTCGCTTCCTCCCAGTTTCCTTCCAGCCCCTCCCAGTTCCCCATCACAACTTCCCAGCACCCAAGtgtccctcctttccccctcaaTTCTCTACCCCCGGTTTCCCCTAGTTCCCAGTTCCCCATCACATCCTCCCAATTTCCCCCAAGCCCCTCTACCTATCCCTCTACTTCTCTTCCTACATTCTCCCCTAATTCCTCCCCATCCCCGATCACATCCCCCCAGTACCCCCCAAGTACTTCTTCGTTTCTGCCCAGTTCCCCACCTCCATTTCCACCTAGTTGTTCCCAGTTCACACTCAgtacttcttcctttcctccaagtccatctcctcctcttcctccacccccTTCAACACCCCTCCTTTCCCTGGCTGGTGCCTTCTCTCTGGCTGTGATGACTGTGGCGCAGTCCTTGCTAACACCCCAACCTGAGCTCCTTCCTCGACCTCCAAGTCCTCCTGCCCCTCTGCCAAGTCCCCCAGCATCCCTTGTGCCAGGTGGCTTGGAGAGTTCTCCGACATCCAAAGCTGAAGAGGAAAATGGG GCCACCCTCAGTTCTCAGTCGCTCCTGGTTGAAACTAGGCTGTCACCCATCACAGAAG AAGGGAAGCCACAGCTTGTCGGGCGTTTCCAAGTGACTTCATCAAAAGAACCAGCTGAACCCCTTCTCCAAGAGCCACCAGCTCCACCTCCGGGCTCCCCAGAACCTTGTACCCCACTGCTGGCCCCTGAGAGTTCAGACACAGAGGACAGTGCTGGAGGAGGGCCAGAGACAGGGGAGGCTCTAGCTGAGAGCGATCGGGCAGCAGAGGGTCTGGGGCCAGGAGCTGAGGGGGAGGATGGGCAGGAGGAAAGGGAGTCCTGGATGGGCAGCAGCCCTCCTCCTCCAAGCCAGCCCAGCCCGGTGTGGTTGAACTACACATACAACAGCCTGTGTCTGAGCAGTGGGGACTCAGAGAGCAGCGGGGAGGATGAAGAGATATGGGCGGAGCTGCAGAATCTTCGACAGAA ACACCTATCTGAGGTGGAGACACTGCAGATGATgcagaagaaagagatagaggacCTATACAGCAGGCTGGGGAAGCAACCCCCACCAGGCATAGTGGCTCCTGCCACCATGCTTTCTAGCCGGCAGCGTCGCATCTCCAAGGGCAGTTTTCCTGCCTCTCGACGAAACAGCTTGCAACGCCTGGAACCTCCACCTCCTG tGAGCCCAGAACTGAAGCAGTGTGGAACCAGGGGAGAGCTGTTGCCTTCAGGACCTGCTCCTTGA